From the genome of Aquiluna borgnonia:
CATCGCCAGCAAAGATCATTGGAATGCCTGGGAAGGTGAACTGCAAACCTGCTGCCACCCGTTGCGACCCAGGGATGCTAAAGCTCTTGAACCTTCCAGTGTCGTGGGTATCGAGTGCGTTTAGGTTGTGCATGCGAAGCTGCCAGGGAAAGGTGCCAGCAAACTTGGAGTGCAACTCCAGCAGCTGCTTGGCTGTGATTTGCTTTCGGCCTCTGCCAAGCTGCGGCTCCTCGCGCTTTTCGCTGGGATTCCAGAGCCAGCGCCACAGCGGCCTGGTGAAATTGGCATAGGTCATGGTGGATTGGTAACTGTCACCCTCAACGTGATTTGCAGCATCCGAGGTAAATTCTCCGATCAGGAAGGTGTTCGGATTCACTTGATCCATGGTCTCTCGAATGGTTGTGGCAACCTCACGATTGAAGTTATCCTCGCGAATCAGACCGGTCATGTTGGCAACGTCTATGCGCCAACCATCCAAGCCAAAGGGCGCCTTGAGCCACTTGGCAACCACAGAGCTTTTGCCCTGGATAAACCTTCTTCTGAGCTCACCGCTGGACCAGTTGAACTTGGGAAGCGATGGAACCCCCCACCAACTGTCGTAAGTTTTGTTCCCCTCGCCAAAGTAGTAAAACTCGCTCTCTGGAGCCTTTGGATTTCCATGCGCCGACACGAACCACTCGTGTTTGTCTCCCGAGTGATTAGCGGTCAGATCCCCCATGACCTTTAGGCCCTTGTCATGCGCGGCGCGAACCAAGGAGCTCAAAGCTGCGTTGCCCCCGAGAAGTGGATCAACAGCATCAAAGCTTGAAGCGTCATAGCGATGGTTCGAGCCCGCAGGGAAAAAGGGGGTCAGATAAAGAATCGTTGCGCCCAAACGCTTTAGGTGATCAAGGTGGAGCTCAATGCCCTTTAGGTCTCCTCCGAAGAACTGCTCCGAAGTACCAGGACCTGTACCAATTACCTCGTCAGACCAACCCTGGGCAATGGCCCAATCCGGCAGCTTTCTTGAATCTGCCGCCTGGCTCCTGGCGAACCGATCGGGAAACACCTGATACATCACAGCACCGCTCGCCCAGCTCGGGGGCCGGCGGTGAGTGTTGATCTTAAAGTCATCCCGGTCTGGTTGATCAAGTTCAAAAAGCCCAATGCCGTTGAGCCAATAGCTCTCGGTGTTGGAAATCTCAATCAGGAACCGATAGTGGACCTCGGGGTTGAACATGATGATGAAGCCCTCATACCAATCCCAACCGTGCCGGGTGTGAAGACGCTTCAGAGGAGCGGAAAGAAATCCCTCCCCGGAGTCACTCTGGCGGATCGAGACCCGCTCAATCTTCCCCATGCTCTGGTGAATGCGGATCTTGAGCTTGACCCTGCCCTCGAGGATGGGAGTTTGAGGAGAAACGTAGAGAGCAGAGCCGTCGTGATGTGGCCACAGTGCAAGCGGGAGCTTCACTGCGAGGCCTCAGCCAACTTTGAGATCATGCTGCTCCAGCTCTCGGTGGGGTCGGCCCCTTCAAACAGAATGGACCGTAACGTAAGGCCCCAGGGAGCCCAAACCTGCTGCATCATTGAGGAGGCCGGGATAGGAATTGAGTTTTTCGCAGCCTTGGCAAAGCCCTCGATGGCGGAATCTTCAACCGACTCAATGACCGAATTCTCAACCGGAACGCGACCGGTCTGCAGCTGAATGAGCTGCTGGGTTGAGCTATCTGCAAAGTAAGAGGCCAGCAGCTTTGCCTGCTCAGGGTTTTGCGATCCGCTACTTACGAACAATCCCTTGACGGTTGATAAAGACCTAGCGGGGAACTCCCCAACGGCGGGAAACTCGAAGACTTTAGGGGTAAAGGTGTCAGTCTGCAGAGATCCCAGAGCCCAGGGGCCCGATAGCAAACAGGGTTGATTTCCCGACAAGACCGCCTCGATGGCTGAGCCATAGTCAAGCTCGGTAAAAGCTTCGCGCTCAGACCCCAACCAGTCGGTGAAAAGCTTTGAGTTTGGATTATTGAATCCCGTCTCAGGAGTCCAGTCCCCAAACTCATCGGTGGCTAACGGCATCACATCGAAGGATGACTGCAGGGTGAAGAGTGTGTAAGGATCACTTCCCGGACTTAGCGCAATTTTGTAACCGATGTCATTTAGATCTGTGAGCGATGCCGGTTGAGTCGGCACGCGGTTCTCGTCGCAGATTAGCGCCAGAGACTCAATGGCGTAGGGGATCCCGTAGCTCTCACCCCGATATTGAAAACCAAGGCTTGCAGCCTGAGTCATGTCAGAGTTCAAACCAGAGTCAAGCTTGGCAACCTGACCTGCTTGAGCCAATTCGTCGGTCCATTCGTGCGAACCAACAAACAGGTCTGGCACCGAAACCTGCAGTTCGGAGCGAATATCGGAGAAACGCTTTTCAACCACAATCACCCGATTACCGGTGTCGACCAGGAACTGCTCGGCAACCACGTTGGCGACCTCGGTCAGTTCCTGATCGACCCACATCTCCAGGGCAACCGGAGAGTTGGCCCCAGAATCAGACGCGTCAGCAGAAGTGCTTGACTGGCTTTCACTACTTGAGCAGCCAGAAAGGAGTAGCACACTTGCGAGAGCGAGTGAGACGGAGCGCAAAGGAATCACCTGCCAATGCTCTCAGATTCTTTGATCTAGGTCTGCTAACCCTTCACAGATCCGGACACGAGTCCTCCTATGATGTAGCGCTGGGCGAAGAGGAACAGTGCGACAAGAGGCACCGAGGCCAGAATCGATCCGGCCGCGAATGGACCCCAGTTAGCGCCAAACTGCGCACCTACGAAGGACTGCAGTCCAACCGCAACGGTTCGCAATTGAACATCCTGCAGGAACAGGCTCGCCAGCACGAACTCATTGAAGGTTCCAATAAAAGACAGCAGCGCCGTGACGGCGAGCACCGGTGCGGAGAGCGGAACAAAGATTTGCCAGAAGATTTGGAACGGAGTTGCCCCGTCAATCTTTGCCGCCTCATCCAACTCCATGGGAATTGAGTCGATGAAACCCTTGAGCAGCCAAGCGTTCACTCCCATGGAGCCGCCGAGGTAAATCAGCAGCAGTCCACCGTGACTACCAAGACCAATCCCGGGGAAGATTGTGTAAACCCGCTCCATCATCACGTAGATGGCGGCCAGGGCCAAAAACGCTGGAAATACCTGGACCAAAAGCAGAGCCTGAAGGCCGGCCTTGCGTCCTTTGAATCTAAGCCTCGAGAATGCAAAAGCCGAGAAGGCTCCGATCACTATTGAAAGTATTGCGTTGAGCACGGCTATGTAGCTGGAATTCAAAATCCAGGTCATGAACGGAATGGTCGGGGAGCTAAAAAGAATTTCGTAGTTCTCCCAACTAAAGCGCTGCGGCAAAAGCGACGATGAGGCCAAACCACCGGTTGGGTCAAATGAGCTCACAATCACCACGTAGATGGGGAACACGGAGAACAGGATCAGGACCCAGGCGTAAGCATGCTTCCAAAGTGAAGATAGGAAATTAGCTCGCTTCATTTACATCACCGACTCTAGGACTTTGGAACGGCGCAAACTCCAAAGTGAAAGTGCGCCAACTATCAAGAACATGATCACGCTGATTGCCGAGGCTAGACCCAGGTTCTGCTCTGCTGAGCCGAATGCGGTCTTGTAAGCGTAGGTAATCAAGATGTCCGTTGCTCCCGCCGTTTCACCCTTGAGCACATCAACCGGCCCACCATTGGTTAGTAGATAGACGATGTTGAAGTTATTGAAGTTAAACGCGAACGAGGCAATCAAAAGCGGTGAGAGGATTTGCAGCAAAAGGGGCAGCTTGATCCGAGCCATGATTTGGGTTGGGCTTGCGCCATCGATGGCGGCAGCCTCCTCAAGCTCTCCCGGTAGGGCCTGAAGGGCACCCGAGGAAATCAGGTAGAAGTAGGGGAAGCCGAGCCAGAGGTTCACGATGATAATCACCAGCTTGGCAAGCAGTGCATCGTTGTACCAGTCGATATTCACGCCGATCAACTGATTGACGGCACCGAAGTCTCGGTTGAACATGCCGTTCCAAATCAGGATCGACATGAAGCTTGGGATGGCATAGGGCAGGATCAAAATCGACTTGTAGAAATTGCGAAGCGGGATTTTTTTATCAAGCGCAATGGCTAGAGCCAGACCGGCTGCAAACATTGTTGTGACAGATATCAGGGCAAAGCTGAAGGTCCAGATGAACACATTTATGAACGGCCCCCTGATGACCGGATCGGTCAGCAGCGAGACGTAGTTCTCTAGCGGGTTGAAGGCTCTCCAGCCCGGGTAGAGCTTGGACTGCGGATCCGCCTCGTTGACGAAGTTTCCATTGCCGTTGTCCACATACGTTATGCCATTTACTGAATCGACGAGCTTTCCAGTCGCAACATCAAATTTGAAGGCCTGAACCGTAAGGCTTGCAGCATCCAGCGACTCGGGGCGGATGAAGCTGCCGTCATCAAATGCAAACCTCAGGTCAATAATCGAAGCCTCATCCGCAGCGGCCTCTTCGAAGGAAACCGGGGTGAAACCCTCAAGGCCAACAGCGGATCCGTATTCATCCAACTCAACCTGGCCATCTTCAAGAACAGTTGCCAGGCCATTCGCCCCGAGGTAGTTCACACCGGTGCTGGCATCAGTTAGCAGCGCTGCATACTCCCCCTCGTATTTACCGAGGGTCATGTAGTAGGCGGTGAAGTTTTCATCCGGAACATAACCGGTTTCATAAATTTGAAGCAGCGCCTCTTCGCGCGTGATTTCATTTCCGGTTTTATAGACAAAGCCGGACATCAGAACCGTGTAGAGAATCGGTGTTACAACAAACACTGCGAGAAGCACGATTCCGGGAAACAGGAACTTGAGCGGGATCATTTTTCGAGATCCGTAGACCACAAACGATCCCAGCATGACCAGCGCCAAAACCGATCCGATGACCGTTTCACCAGCCAAAAAGGCCACGTAGGTCATGTATCCGAGGATGGATGCAATCAAACTCAGAATCAGAATTTTGAGAACTATCGGCAAGAGTCTGACTCGAAGGTTTGGTTGTGTGAGGGAGGACATGTTCCTGCTTTCAGAGTAATGGGGGCCAGCTGACGCCAGCCCCCATCACCTTTGTGACTAGTTACTACTTAGCTGCGTTTGCGAAGTTCTTCTTCAGAATCGCAGCGGCTGCGTCCAGGGTCGAGTCCACTGGCTCACCCTTGACCAAGATGTTGGTCAGAGTTGAACCTAGGGTGTCGTACCAGTTGGATCCACCAGTCTTGTCGTCCAGCCAGGTGCTGAACTGTGGCATACCGGTAGCGGCAGCCTTGGCGAACGACTTGGTGTTGGTGCTCTTTACTGCAGCAGCAGCCTTTACGTTGGCTGGTGGGCGGTCGGAAGCTGCGTACATAGCAATCTGGCCGTCCTGCGATGCCATCCAGTCGATAACCAGCTTCTTGGCGCCTAGCTCAACACCGTGGGTGCGTGCGTAGGAAGTTACCCAAGCGCCTGAGTAGTTAACCCACTGCTGACCCTTTGATCCAGCGGTCAGGCCAGGAACTGCCTGCAGGGTGAACTTGATTCCAGCGGTGGTGATGCCATCTAGGTTCCAAGCACCGGTGTTAGCAGCAAGCATCTTGCCAGCCTTGAACTCATCGCCACAGCCATCCCACTTCAGGAAGCCGGTGCTCTTGCCGTCAGCGCCAACCAGGTACTTCTTCATGTTGGCCTTGAATGCGGCTGAGTTGATTAGAACCTTGCCTGCATCGGGAGAGTTGTTGGTGAAGCCGTAAGCTCCGCCGCCTAGGGCCGTGAGCACTGGCTGAGCACCCCAGGTGCCGTCAAATGCACAGATTCCACCGGTGACCTTACCGGCGGCCTTCTGAGCCTGGTAGGTCTTGAACATCTCGTCCATGGTCTTTGGAGCCGCACCAAAAGCGGTGTTCCAGTACATGGCGGTGGTGTCAACGTCAAGCGCTACACCGTAGGTGCGACCCTTGTAGGACAGTGCCTGCTTGGAAGCTGCTGGCATCTGAACCTGAGCAGTCTTGCTGTATAGCAGTGGCAGCAGGCGGCCGCTCTTGGCGCCCGAGGTGAACGATGCAGGGCCGGTCAGCACGTCTGGACCACCAGCTGCAGTTGCCTTATCCCAAGCGCTCTGAAGAGCGGTTAGGGAGGAGAAGAACTTAACTTTGATTACGTATCCAGGAGCGATGGTGGTGTTTCCATCGATCAAGGACTTTAGCTGAGGACCGCGAGTCTCATCTGCCCAAACCGTGATGGTTTTTGGAGCAGCCTGAGCTGGGAGCAGTCCAGCACCGAGAAGCGATGCAGTAGCGAAAACCGCAGCGGCGGCCTTTAGGCCACGTGAGCTGAATTTCATTGGATGCCTTTCAATTGAAAATGCGCCTGCCGTCGTTGGCAGACTTCACAAGTTCACGCCAGATTTACTGACTGGTCAAATCTGTAAACGCTTGCATAGATAACAAGTCAATAACGTGGCGGGTTGTTGGCATGGAGTTCAGACAATGCTGTAAGCGTTTACAGTCAAGATTTACAAGGGCACAACCCGTCTGGGACTAATTGCGTACCGCTGCGAGGCGTTGGTTGACTAGTGGTTTTGGCGTTCTAAAATTCGGCTCATGTCTGAAAATCTTTTGCTTGATTCCGAAATCGGTAGGGAGTGGTGGCGCTCTGCCGTTATTTACCAGATCTACCCACGTTCCTTCGCCGATGGCGATGGCGATGGCATGGGTGACCTCAAGGGCATCACCCAGCGCATGGGCGAGCTTCAAGAGCTTGGTATTGACGCCATCTGGTTCTCTCCGTTTTTTAAGTCTCCGCAGAAGGACGCCGGTTACGACGTCTCCGACTACAAGGACATTGACCCACTATTTGGAACCCTGGCCGACTTTGACGTGATGTTGGCTAAGGCCACCTCGATGGGGATTCGAGTAATCGTTGACCTGGTTCCAAACCACTCCTCCGATCAGCACCCGCTTTTCCAGGCAGCCCTTGCGGCAGGCAAGGGCTCAGAGGAGCGCGAGATGTATATGTTCCGCGAGGGCACCGGGATAAAAGGTGAGCTGCCTCCAAACAACTGGGAATCAGTATTCGGCGGCCCTGCCTGGACCCAGATCGAAGACGGTCAGTGGTATTTACACATCTTCGATTCTTCCCAGCCGGACTTTAACTGGGACAACCCAAAGGTCATTGAAGAGTTTGAGTCGGTGCTTCGCTTTTGGCTAGACCGCGGTGTCGCAGGTTTCCGAATTGACGTTGCCCACGGCATGGCCAAGGAAGCTGGCCTTCCGGATGTGGTTGAGAACAACTCGACCATGACCGGTGTGAGCGAAGAGCTGAAGGACTACCAGCACCCATTCTGGGGTCAGCCTGGAGTGCACGAGATTAACAGGCGCTTCCGCAAAGTGCTAGACGAATACCAAGACCGCGCAATGTGTGGCGAAGCCTGGCTTTCGACCATCCCAAAGATGGCGCAGTGGGTTCGACCTGGCGAATATCACCAGACCTTCAACTTTGGTTACCTTGCCTGCCCTTGGGATAAGGCAGAACTTCGCAAGGTAGTTGACGAGTCCATCAAGGAGTTCGGTGGCGTTGGTGCTCCAAGCACCTGGGTGCTTTCAAACCACGACACCATTCGCCACGCCACTCGCATGGCCTACGACGAGATTCCAAAGCAAGGCGATGGAATCGGACCTGACTACCCGCAACCAGATGAGGCTCTCGGGCAGCGCTTAGCTCGAGCAGCGAGCGCATTCATGCTCGGATTACCTGGTGGCGCATATATCTACCAGGGTGAAGAACTTGGACTTCCAGAGCACACCACCCTGGAGGGTAAGTACCGTCAAGACCCAACCTACTTCCGCACCAAGGGTGAGCGAGTTGGTCGCGACGGTTGCCGAGTTCCAATTCCTTGGGAGGCAGATGCTCCAGCAATGGGATTCAACACCACCGGTGAGGCTTGGTTGCCGCAGCCAAATAGCTACAAGATCTATGCCCGAGCATCGCAGCGCGGTGTCGCAGGTTCCACTCTTGAGCTATACAAGCGACTTATCAAGGTTCGCAAGGACCACCAGATGGGCCACGGTTCACTCGAATGGGCTGATGAGTACGCTGGTAAAAACTCACTTGCCTACATCAACAACGGCGTCTTGGTTTTGGCTAACTTCACCGGAAGTGCAATCTCACTTCCAAAGGGTGAGCTACTTGCCACCACTCAGCACGACCTCACCATCGAGGAGGTACTAGAGCACGACCAGGTTGCCTGGATTAAGCTCTAGTCATGCCTTTGCATGAAGCAGTTGAAGGAGCCCAGTGGTGGCGCTCCGGAGCGATCTACCAGATTTATCCACGCTCATTTGCGGATGCAAATGGCGATGGCATGGGGGATCTCAAGGGCATCACCCAAAGGCTGTCTTCCCTGGCGGCTCTTGGTATCGATGCGATTTGGCTGAGCCCTTTTTACCGCTCCCCACAAAAGGATGCCGGTTACGACGTCTCAGACTATGTAAGCGTTGACCCGCTTTTTGGAACGCTTGAAGACTTCGACGAGATGGTCACCGAGGCCCATCGACTTTCCCTTCGCGTGATGATCGATTTGGTGCCGAACCACTCTTCGAGCGAACACGAGTGGTTCCAAAAAGCCCTAAAGGCAGGACCGGGATCCAGGGAACGTTCTTACTATCACTTCAAAGATGGCAAGGGCGATGACGGTGAGCTGCCTCCAAATAACTGGCAGTCCATGTTTGGTGGACCTGCCTGGACAAGGGTCGAAGATGGCCAGTGGTATGCGCATCTCTTTGACTCTTCGCAGCCAGATTTGAACTGGGAGAACCCGCAAGTTCGAGAAGAGTTTGAAAAGATTCTGCGCTTTTGGCTAGATCGCGGTGTTGATGGATTCCGCGTGGATCAACCTCACGCCATGGCCAAGGCCGAGGGTCTTCCAGATCACCCATACGTTGATGAAGCTGGGGCTGGGTTTATTGAGGGTCGCGAGAATCCTCCAATGTGGTTCCAAGATTCAGTGCACGAAATCTTTAGAGACTGGCGCAAGATTCTCGATAGCTACCCTGGCGATCGAGCAATGTGCGGGGAAGCATATGTTTTGCCATTGAGCTTCATGGCGCTTTGGGTAAGACCGGATGAATTCCATCAGACCTTCAACTTCCGATTCTTGGATGCCGGTTGGGATAGGCAGGCACTAGTTTCTGCCATCGATGAATCCTTCGAGGCCTTTGATGCGGTGGGTGCTCCCAGCACCTGGGTGCTCAATAACCACGATGTGCTTCGACACGTATCTCGCTTCGGTGGTGACTACGGCCGCACCACCGCCTCCGATGGCGTGGGCCCAAACAATCCGCAACCAGACAACGTGCTTGGGTTGCAAAAAGCCAGAGCAGCGACCTTGTTCATGCTTGGGCTTCCAGGAGCCAGCTACCTCTACCAGGGCGAAGAACTTGGTCTTCCAGACCACACCACGATTGCCGAGGAGCACCGCCAAGACCCGACCTTCTTTAGAACCAGTGGCCAAAGAGTTGGTCGCGATGGCTGCCGCGTGCCGCTGCCCTGGGAAATGGGCAATGCATCAAATGGCTTCAACCAAACCGGCAAGGCCTGGTTGCCTCAGCCAGATAGTTACGCAGCTTTGTCAAGAGACCAGCAGCAGGATAAAGATGGCTCAACGCTCACCCTCTATCAGCTTGCTCTAAAACTTCGCAAGCAGTTCCAGCTCGGCGAAGGGTCCTTTGACTGGGTTTCTAAAACCGAGGCTCTGAGCTATCAAAACGGGAAAGTCCAAATAGTCCACAACTTCTCCAGTGAACCTAAAAAGCTCACCGGAGAAGTTGTGATTAGTTCTATGCCGCTTTCAAAAGACGGAAGTCTTTTGCCTAATGACACCGCTTGGGTTTTGGTTTAGCCAAATTTAGGAGCGGTTAGCTTCTTTCTTGGCCACCAGAACTTGTCGCCGGTCATAAATGCGAGCGCCGGCACCACAACGGTTCGCACCAGCAAGGTGTCAAGTAGCACACCGATGCAGACGATGATTCCGATCTGGTAAAGCGCGATAAGGGGCAATACTCCAAGCACTGCGAATACCGCCGCTAGCAAGATACCTGCCGAGGTAATGACACCACCGGTAGCGCTCAGCGCACGAACCATGCCCTCACGAGTACCGTGCTTCACGGCCTCCTCCTGCGCTCTGGAGACCAAGAAGATGTTGTAGTCAACACCCAGGGCCACCAAGAACAAGAACGAGTACAGGAACACGCTTAGGTCAAGCGCTGGGAGTCCCAGTAACTGCTCGAAGATCAACCAGCTGGCACCCATCGATGCGAAGAACGATGCCACCACGGTGGTGAGCAGCATGATTGGTGCAAGTAGTGAGCGAAGTAGCAAAACCAAGACCAGGAACACCAAGATCAAGATCAGTGGAATCACTAGCAGCTGGTCGCGCTCATAGGTTGACTTCACATCCAAGGTCTCGGCATCCAAACCACCAACTAGTGCGTTAGCGGATTCCAAGGTTGCAAGCTCGGCTCGTAGGTCGCGAATCGACTGGTAGGCCTCATCCGACCCTGCGGTGGCATCAAGCACAACGCTCAATGCCACGATCTCACCATCGGTGTCGCCGATGGTTACCTCTGCAACACCTGGAACGCTCTCAGCCAAAGCGGCAGCATCCGCCTCGGTCCCCTTGTCCACGATCACCGTTGTCGGGGTAGTGGCACCGGCCGGGAAAGCATCGGCCAAAATCTCCTGTCCGTAAACGGCTTCCGGCTTCTCGCGGAACTGCTCGGTTGAAGACAGTCCAACCTGGATTCCGCTGGCACCAATGGCAAGACCAGCAAGAATCAAAACACCAACCGAGGAGATGATCGCTGGGCGCTTGCTAACAGCGCGACCAAGCTTGCCCCAAAGACCATTGAGGCTCTTGTTTACTCCACCAAAGCGTGGCACGAATGGCCAGAACAAACCGCGACCAAAGACCACCAAAGCTGCAGGTAGAACTACCAGCGCAGAGATCATCGCGATGATGATTCCCGAGGCACAAACCAAACCAAGGGTTCGGTTTCCACCAAGCTCGGCAAGGGTAAGAGTAAGAAGCGCAAGTGTTACCGTCGAACCAGAAGCGATGATCGCAGGACCGGCACCCTTGAGCGCCTTGGCCATTGCTACATGGCGGTTCTCCTCAAGCAAAAGCTCTTCTCGGTAGCGAGCGATTAGCAACAGTGCGTAGTTGGTGCCGGCACCAAACACCAGCACAGACAAAATTCCGGTTACCGACCCATCTGGCACCATGCCAAAGAAGGTGGCAACCTGACGGCCAATTTGACCGGCCATGCCATCTGCAGTTCCCACCACAATCAGTGGAACCAGCCAGAGCACTGGGGATCGGTAGGTAATCAAAAGTAGAACCGCAACCACGATCACGGTTGAGAGCAAGAGCGTGAAGTCAGCACCTGCGAAAACGTTGTTCAAATCAGCCTGGAAACCCTCTGGACCGGTTAGGTAAACCTCGAAGGTAGTCGGCATGCCATCGGCAGCAAGTTCACGAAGTTCAGCAACGCGCTCGGTTACAACCTCAACCTCGTCAGACTTCTCAAGTGGGACGGTAACAACGGCAACCTTGCCGTCTTCGGAGATCTGAGCCGGTGGCACAAACGGCTCACCCATGACCTCAAGGTTTGTGATATCCAAGAACTTCTCGTTCACGCCACCTGCAAGCATCTGGGTGGTTGGGTCAAAACTGCCCTGCAGCCACAAAATCTCAGCTTCGGTGAACTTTGCATCGGACTTGTAGACCAATACCGCTGCGGTGGCATCGGATCCCGGAAGGTTCTCAAGTGCCTTGTTGACCAGGGCAGTCTCAGAGGTCTCTGGCAACCCATTGGTGGGGGCAGTCTCTGTAGTGGCGGCTCGAAGTGGGCCAAATGCCAAGCCAGCAAAGATGAGACCGATTAGCAATGTGACCCATGCGGTCTTTTTGCCGGTGATGAAATTAATAAGAGCGTTCATGTTTTCTCCAGACGTAACCCTGGGTAAAACCTAGTGGCACTGAAAAAAGTTCCCGCCGAATTGTGCTCTTTAGTCTTGAGCTTCGGCTTGCTCGGGTGCAAGGCTCTGGCCGGTCGATGCGTGAGCGGCT
Proteins encoded in this window:
- a CDS encoding MMPL family transporter, whose translation is MNALINFITGKKTAWVTLLIGLIFAGLAFGPLRAATTETAPTNGLPETSETALVNKALENLPGSDATAAVLVYKSDAKFTEAEILWLQGSFDPTTQMLAGGVNEKFLDITNLEVMGEPFVPPAQISEDGKVAVVTVPLEKSDEVEVVTERVAELRELAADGMPTTFEVYLTGPEGFQADLNNVFAGADFTLLLSTVIVVAVLLLITYRSPVLWLVPLIVVGTADGMAGQIGRQVATFFGMVPDGSVTGILSVLVFGAGTNYALLLIARYREELLLEENRHVAMAKALKGAGPAIIASGSTVTLALLTLTLAELGGNRTLGLVCASGIIIAMISALVVLPAALVVFGRGLFWPFVPRFGGVNKSLNGLWGKLGRAVSKRPAIISSVGVLILAGLAIGASGIQVGLSSTEQFREKPEAVYGQEILADAFPAGATTPTTVIVDKGTEADAAALAESVPGVAEVTIGDTDGEIVALSVVLDATAGSDEAYQSIRDLRAELATLESANALVGGLDAETLDVKSTYERDQLLVIPLILILVFLVLVLLLRSLLAPIMLLTTVVASFFASMGASWLIFEQLLGLPALDLSVFLYSFLFLVALGVDYNIFLVSRAQEEAVKHGTREGMVRALSATGGVITSAGILLAAVFAVLGVLPLIALYQIGIIVCIGVLLDTLLVRTVVVPALAFMTGDKFWWPRKKLTAPKFG